In Corvus moneduloides isolate bCorMon1 chromosome 12, bCorMon1.pri, whole genome shotgun sequence, the following proteins share a genomic window:
- the SLC7A6OS gene encoding probable RNA polymerase II nuclear localization protein SLC7A6OS isoform X2, translated as MAGAAVLRVRRKRGGPEPAEALLLACKRRRAEPVETNLFKLVATVSSKNEPVQKYVKDAITRDKAAQSLRPSLGSTQRILQELRSAKQVKRKENRYRVISSHRPDCTQTAAPATHSKAALDGDRSDSAAQQDASPEESGAVRKSSDCCGKFQLFDIVQEEETGDSSVTAANPQKTDPDAILCNAVEMIRERLNVSEDGKKEHGAKEDEYVYDIYYKETSAPDWIENILSVQPYREEYEWVNDDPGPEEVYEDEDDENDENNWRNDYPEEDEFLPEEDGEKDSEESFSDEDQCYRRRTWDKYRQEVLQEFGYDEIEDLGSD; from the exons ATGGCGGGCGCGGCCGTGCTGCGCGTGCGGCGGAAGCGCGGCGGCCCCGAGCCGGCCGAGGCGCTGCTCCTCGCCTGCAAGCGGCGCCGGGCCGAGCCCGTGGAGACCAACCTCTTCAAGCTGGTGGCGACCGTGTCCTCCAAG aACGAACCAGTTCAGAAGTATGTTAAAGATGCCATCACACGAGACAAGGCAGCTCAAAGCCTGCGCCCCTCTTTGGGAAGCACTCAGCGGATCCTTCAGGAACTGCGTTCTGCCAAGCAggtgaaaaggaaggagaacCGTTACCGTGTGATATCCAGCCATCGGCCCGACTGCACCCAAACAGCTGCACCTGCCACACACAGCAAGGCTGCGCTCGATGGGGACAGGTCAgactctgcagcacagcaagatGCTTCACCAGAGGAGAGTGGTGCTGTCCGTAAGAGTTCAGACTGCTGTGGAAAATTCCAGCTGTTTGATATTGTACAAGAAGAGGAGACGGGAGACTCCAGTGTAACGGCTGCAAACCCACAG AAGACTGATCCAGATGCAATTCTTTGCAATGCAGTAGAGATGATCCGTGAGCGTTTAAATGTTTCCGAAGATGGTAAAAAAGAACACGGTGCCAAAGAAGATGAGTATGTTTATGACATCTACTATAAGGAAACATCAGCCCCCGATTGGATTGAAAATATCCTTTCTGTACAGCCCTATAGAGAAGAATATGAATGG GTAAATGATGATCCTGGTCCAGAGGAAGTAtatgaagatgaagatgatgaaaatgatgaaaataacTGGCGTAATGATTATCCTGAAGAAGATGAGTTTTTACCTGAGGAAGATGGAGAAAAAG ACTCTGAGGAGAGCTTCAGTGATGAGGACCAGTGTTACAGGAGAAGAACATGGGACAAATACCGACAGGAGGTTTTGCAGGAATTCGGATACGATGAGATTGAAGATTTAGGTTCTGACTAA
- the SLC7A6OS gene encoding probable RNA polymerase II nuclear localization protein SLC7A6OS isoform X1: MAGAAVLRVRRKRGGPEPAEALLLACKRRRAEPVETNLFKLVATVSSKNEPVQKYVKDAITRDKAAQSLRPSLGSTQRILQELRSAKQVKRKENRYRVISSHRPDCTQTAAPATHSKAALDGDRSDSAAQQDASPEESGAVRKSSDCCGKFQLFDIVQEEETGDSSVTAANPQQKTDPDAILCNAVEMIRERLNVSEDGKKEHGAKEDEYVYDIYYKETSAPDWIENILSVQPYREEYEWVNDDPGPEEVYEDEDDENDENNWRNDYPEEDEFLPEEDGEKDSEESFSDEDQCYRRRTWDKYRQEVLQEFGYDEIEDLGSD; encoded by the exons ATGGCGGGCGCGGCCGTGCTGCGCGTGCGGCGGAAGCGCGGCGGCCCCGAGCCGGCCGAGGCGCTGCTCCTCGCCTGCAAGCGGCGCCGGGCCGAGCCCGTGGAGACCAACCTCTTCAAGCTGGTGGCGACCGTGTCCTCCAAG aACGAACCAGTTCAGAAGTATGTTAAAGATGCCATCACACGAGACAAGGCAGCTCAAAGCCTGCGCCCCTCTTTGGGAAGCACTCAGCGGATCCTTCAGGAACTGCGTTCTGCCAAGCAggtgaaaaggaaggagaacCGTTACCGTGTGATATCCAGCCATCGGCCCGACTGCACCCAAACAGCTGCACCTGCCACACACAGCAAGGCTGCGCTCGATGGGGACAGGTCAgactctgcagcacagcaagatGCTTCACCAGAGGAGAGTGGTGCTGTCCGTAAGAGTTCAGACTGCTGTGGAAAATTCCAGCTGTTTGATATTGTACAAGAAGAGGAGACGGGAGACTCCAGTGTAACGGCTGCAAACCCACAG caGAAGACTGATCCAGATGCAATTCTTTGCAATGCAGTAGAGATGATCCGTGAGCGTTTAAATGTTTCCGAAGATGGTAAAAAAGAACACGGTGCCAAAGAAGATGAGTATGTTTATGACATCTACTATAAGGAAACATCAGCCCCCGATTGGATTGAAAATATCCTTTCTGTACAGCCCTATAGAGAAGAATATGAATGG GTAAATGATGATCCTGGTCCAGAGGAAGTAtatgaagatgaagatgatgaaaatgatgaaaataacTGGCGTAATGATTATCCTGAAGAAGATGAGTTTTTACCTGAGGAAGATGGAGAAAAAG ACTCTGAGGAGAGCTTCAGTGATGAGGACCAGTGTTACAGGAGAAGAACATGGGACAAATACCGACAGGAGGTTTTGCAGGAATTCGGATACGATGAGATTGAAGATTTAGGTTCTGACTAA